The following are encoded together in the Triticum dicoccoides isolate Atlit2015 ecotype Zavitan chromosome 6B, WEW_v2.0, whole genome shotgun sequence genome:
- the LOC119324693 gene encoding disease resistance protein Pik-2-like translates to MENMGLQHVRVFPLTVLRDITSNFSEERVIGHGASGVVYKGVLDNGEVIAVKKLNNPYHSSGEKLGNGEAQFHNELMNLIGVQHQNIIRLVGYCYEIQNIVTEYDGKRVLASVEERVLCLEYMPCGSLKDHISDESCGLQWHERYTIIKGICEGLKYLHTGSGNPIYHLDLKPENILLDMNKIPKIGDFGISRLPAGSMQTFVTQKISGTLGYMPPEYLFKKQISPKFDIFSLGVIMIHLIAGQEGNQDCPYMPSEKFIERVHRNWKKRLQATESSHILEQVRTCTEIALRCVEFQREKRPNITEIVDELNKIDVDKCSDKNMEEEEHTTLENKPEIEMEKKERSEHSEEKMNGLVDSRYARAMSSLSEFPKLLLQFLGNDYNIHADGKEDLQYLYMELEFVQAALLDVADMPQAQVHDVFKLWAETLRSVTYEMEDIFDSMVLRFHGFGQGLDLHEIGQRINNVIAKVQEMNDISPSYNLKNFADRIATSTADPRLSALNKDLKEMVGIEVSTDEVIRKLAHAINGVSEQLNIVSIVGMAGMGKTTLARAVYQRVQEQFDCTAFVSVSLHPNIKKVLMEILYQIDKEKYNDANTAQFEGRLPIEELRVLLANKRYFIVIDDIWDVQSWEIIKSVLIDMRNGSNVVTTTRLFEVAEKAGDVYKLKAISHRHSKELFNTRLFGAKGKGPEIPEELLQKCGGVPLAIITMASLLANKPRDDWSKVYNQIGFGYGGNEDVGHMRKTILLSYYNLPSHLKPCLLHLNNFPADYSIRKETLIWMWVAEGFVHGKLGIGLFKLGEGYFNELINRSLIIPVEDSSRCIINGCRLHDLVLDMTNSLSAELNFLTVLNGRKQHNPVQGTVRRLAVLKTSTEQDDPLINKHTTKVRSFNTTKCHFDMMLPISRFIFLRVLSIEECTFMEGRTCGLKHLEKLHQLRYLGLYNTPLHQLPEKLGSLCFLQTLDLRGTSLRELPFSINLLRQLKCLRADEITRVPDWIGNLTSLEELRLDNVGTSVNFVIELGKLKELRELDIWIQELDEISNEALVKSLGGLVNMEVLRVMSSWQGEEASWDNYVPPIQLREFYLTIAFPGLPKWINASSVPNLSHLSMDVKAMNEQDMDIIGYLPELIGLELLLPPDVFLSIKGDGLFPKLRCFDTSAPFRFLPGAMPALELLHFKVDVRALKRVGFALDDFATLKNLLRLRSVEVEIDSRGARPVHATGVEEAVKRTVDNHPNNPTASIRRT, encoded by the exons ATGGAGAACATGGGGTTACAACATGTGCGGGTGTTTCCTCTCACGGTGTTAAGAGATATTACAAGTAATTTTTCCGAGGAGCGTGTAATTGGACATGGTGCATCTGGAGTAGTTTATAAG GGAGTACTTGATAATGGGGAAGTGATTGCTGTGAAGAAACTTAACAACCCATATCATTCATCCGGGGAGAAACTTGGTAATGGAGAAGCCCAATTTCATAATGAGCTTATGAATCTTATTGGGGTGCAACATCAAAATATTATACGGTTAGTTGGCTACTGCTATGAAATTCAGAATATAGTTACTGAGTATGACGGAAAACGTGTACTCGCTTCGGTGGAAGAAAGAGTTCTCTGCTTAGAATACATGCCGTGTGGAAGCCTCAAGGATCACATTTCTG ATGAATCATGCGGACTTCAATGGCATGAACGTTACACCATAATTAAAGGAATTTGTGAAGGTTTAAAGTACCTTCATACTGGATCTGGAAATCCAATTTACCATCTGGACTTGAAACCCGAAAATATATTGCTCGACATGAACAAGATACCAAAAATTGGAGATTTTGGTATATCAAGACTCCCTGCAGGTTCAATGCAAACCTTTGTCACACAAAAAATTTCAGGAACACT TGGATACATGCCACCAGAATACCTCTTTAAGAAGCAAATCTCACCGAAGTTTGACATATTCAGCTTGGGTGTTATAATGATACACTTAATAGCTGGGCAAGAGGGAAACCAGGATTGTCCATATATGCCTTCTGAGAAATTCATTGAGCGT GTACATAGAAACTGGAAAAAACGGCTGCAGGCAACAGAATCATCACATATATTAGAGCAAGTTAGGACATGCACCGAAATAGCGTTAAGGTGTGTGGAGTTCCAGCGAGAGAAAAGGCCTAATATAACTGAGATTGTTGATGAACTGAATAAGATTGATGTTGACAAATGTTCGGATAAG AACATGGAAGAAGAGGAGCACACAACTCTGGAAAATAAACCTGAGATCGAaatggaaaagaaagagaggtcAGAACATTCGGAGGAAAAGATGAACGGGCTAGTCGATAGCAG ATACGCGAGAGCCATGAGCTCCCTGTCCGAGTTCCCCAAGCTGCTGCTTCAGTTCCTCGGCAATGATTACAACATCCATGCAGATGGCAAGGAAGACCTACAGTACCTCTACATGGAGCTAGAGTTCGTCCAAGCTGCCCTCCTGGATGTGGCTGACATGCCACAGGCTCAGGTGCATGATGTGTTTAAGCTCTGGGCCGAAACACTAAGGAGCGTCACATATGAGATGGAAGATATTTTTGATTCCATGGTGTTGCGCTTCCATGGGTTCGGGCAAGGCTTGGATCTTCATGAGATCGGGCAAAGGATCAACAATGTCATTGCAAAGGTCCAAGAAATGAACGACATAAGTCCTAGCTACAATCTCAAAAATTTTGCTGACCGAATTGCCACATCTACCGCTGACCCTCGCTTATCGGCTCTAAACAAAGATCTGAAAGAGATGGTTGGCATTGAAGTTTCAACGGACGAGGTAATAAGGAAGCTGGCACATGCCATCAATGGTGTTTCGGAGCAGCTAAATATAGTCTCCATTGTTGGAATGGCAGGAATGGGCAAGACAACTCTTGCCAGGGCAGTGTACCAAAGGGTTCAAGAGCAATTTGATTGCACTGCTTTTGTTTCTGTATCACTGCATCCCAACATTAAGAAAGTTCTCATGGAAATTCTTTATCAAATTGACAAGGAAAAATATAATGACGCCAATACAGCACAATTTGAAGGAAGGCTGCCCATAGAAGAACTCCGGGTACTACTTGCGAACAAGAG GTACTTCATCGTTATAGATGATATATGGGATGTACAATCATGGGAAATAATCAAATCTGTTCTAATAGACATGAGAAATGGAAGTAATGTAGTCACAACAACTCGGCTTTTTGAAGTTGCTGAAAAGGCAGGTGACGTTTACAAGCTAAAAGCAATTTCTCATCGGCACTCCAAAGAACTATTCAATACAAGATTATTTGGTGCAAAAGGAAAAGGccctgagatccctgaagaactttTACAGAAATGTGGTGGTGTGCCATTAGCAATAATTACAATGGCTAGTTTGTTGGCTAATAAACCAAGAGATGATTGGTCGAAGGTGTACAACCAAATTGGTTTTGGCTATGGAGGCAATGAAGATGTGGGCCACATGAGAAAGACAATACTTCTTAGCTACTACAATCTGCCTTCTCATCTCAAGCCTTGCTTATTGCATCTTAACAATTTTCCAGCAGATTATTCAATCAGGAAAGAAACCTTGATTTGGATGTGGGTTGCCGAAGGTTTTGTGCATGGAAAACTAGGAATAGGGTTATTTAAGCTCGGAGAGGGATATTTCAATGAGCTCATCAATAGAAGCTTGATCataccggtcgaggactcgtcgcgtTGCATCATAAATGGTTGCCGTCTCCATGATTTGGTGCTTGATATGACCAATTCCTTGTCAGCTGAACTCAACTTTCTCACCGTACTAAATGGCAGAAAGCAACACAACCCCGTGCAGGGCACTGTTCGCAGGCTAGCTGTCCTAAAGACATCCACAGAGCAAGATGACCCTCTTATTAACAAGCACACAACCAAAGTAAGGTCATTTAATACCACCAAGTGTCACTTCGATATGATGCTACCCATTTCAAGGTTTATATTTCTTCGTGTCCTTTCTATTGAAGAATGTACTTTTATGGAAGGTCGTACTTGTGGTCTTAAGCATCTTGAGAAGTTACATCAGTTGAGGTATCTGGGACTGTATAACACACCTCTACATCAGCTTCCCGAAAAATTAGGTTCTCTATGTTTCTTGCAGACACTGGACTTGAGAGGAACCAGTTTAAGAGAATTGCCATTCAGCATCAATCTTCTAAGACAACTCAAGTGCCTGCGAGCTGATGAGATCACAAGAGTGCCAGATTGGATAGGGAACCTGACATCCCTAGAAGAACTAAGGCTGGACAACGTTGGCACATCCGTAAACTTCGTGATAGAGCTGGGAAAGCTGAAAGAGCTCAGGGAGCTCGACATTTGGATACAAGAGCTCGACGAGATCTCGAATGAAGCATTGGTGAAGTCCCTCGGTGGTCTAGTTAACATGGAAGTCCTACGAGTGATGAGTAGTTGGCAGGGTGAGGAGGCCAGCTGGGACAACTATGTGCCGCCAATACAACTCCGTGAGTTCTACCTAACTATCGCTTTCCCTGGACTGCCAAAGTGGATTAATGCCTCCTCTGTTCCGAATCTCTCACACCTGTCTATGGATGTGAAGGCTATGAATGAGCAGGATATGGATATCATTGGGTATTTACCAGAGCTCATTGGTCTCGAGCTGCTGCTCCCGCCGGATGTCTTCCTTAGCATCAAGGGCGACGGTTTGTTCCCCAAGTTGAGGTGCTTTGACACGTCCGCACCATTCAGATTCCTACCAGGAGCTATGCCGGCCCTGGAACTCCTTCACTTCAAAGTCGACGTCCGTGCTTTGAAGCGTGTCGGCTTCGCCTTGGATGACTTCGCTACCTTGAAGAATCTACTTCGGCTTCGGAGTGTGGAAGTTGAAATTGACTCTAGGGGTGCCCGTCCAGTGCACGCGACAGGGGTTGAGGAAGCCGTGAAGCGGACAGTAGACAATCATCCCAACAATCCGACCGCTAGTATCAGGAGAACCTGA